In Equus asinus isolate D_3611 breed Donkey chromosome 13, EquAss-T2T_v2, whole genome shotgun sequence, one DNA window encodes the following:
- the LOC106830285 gene encoding E3 ubiquitin-protein ligase TRIM65-like — translation MTNDKIPVPHGQTAASKRRTSVPLQGPSVPALASAWLCSVFPGPVQDHIPALQPPAQPSRPPQGQLLMSNNSDLCTFEDQVLCPICLEVFRNPVTTACGHNFCMSCLQGFWDHQATMDEMPYCPQCRETFPSRPRLCKNGILEEMVNCFTQAKGQTLGSAQNLAGPTDVPCDFCSPQKLKSVKSCLQCMASLCEKHLRSHFEDQVFQDHQLLEPVWDLKSRLCRKHRKLQRLYCRTEGCCVCGACLLEEHKNHDTIPLEEERARKEVEVRKVQASVENQMLIITSDSQKHRGQVAFLSKMIQTTRDEVNACFSEIIQEVTQLQMKVLDFVEKEEAAALGKLGSSIRQSHNRLLKLERDSIWLRTLLTNQSDQQFLQEFPRLKHLPACMEPLMGTNCEEKQSFLQLPETLAELRTRLLDMGLSFTNQLLLKGIKMSSYEVLPPAVDRKTLLKCYCNLNFDPATASEELFLFKETHSVLNLGILLEPLAAGGPLPGFKQWPQVLCSRGLFEGRHYWEAEVSNSWVCLGVTYRRSPQLSGRPRRNIVYLLGRNPYSWCLEWDSLKFSVWHNNTQTVLHGGYHRALGVALDCRAGCLSFYGVAGGVSLLYRFLASFLEPLYPAVMVSSGAAVTLKQRPEA, via the exons ATGACCAATGACAAAATCCCTGTACCCCATGGGCAGACAGCTGCTTCTAAGAGAAGGACTAGTGTGCCCCTCCAAGGCCCCTCAGTTCCTGCCTTGGCTTCAGCATGGCTTTGCTCTGTCTTCCCAGGGCCAGTCCAGGACCACatcccagccctgcagccccctgcccagccctcaaGACCTCCCCAAGGACAGCTCCTGATGAGTAACAATAGCGATCTCTGCACATTTGAGGACCAAGTCCTCTGTCCCATTTGCCTGGAGGTGTTCCGCAACCCAGTCACCACCGCCTGCGGGCACAACTTCTGCATGAGCTGCCTGCAAGGTTTCTGGGACCACCAGGCTACCATGGACGAGATGCCCTATTGCCCCCAGTGCCGAGAGACCTTCCCTTCCAGGCCACGCCTCTGCAAGAATGGCATCCTGGAAGAGATGGTGAACTGCTTCACCCAGGCCAAGGGCCAGACTCTGGGGTCAGCACAGAACCTGGCTGGGCCCACGGATGTGCCCTGCGACTTCTGTTCCCCCCAGAAACTCAAGTCAGTCAAGTCATGCCTGCAGTGCATGGCCTCCCTGTGCGAGAAGCACCTGCGCAGCCACTTTGAGGACCAGGTGTTCCAGGACCACCAGCTGCTGGAGCCCGTGTGGGACCTCAAGAGCCGCTTGTGCCGGAAGCACCGCAAGCTGCAGCGGCTGTACTGCCGCACGGAGGGCTGCTGCGTGTGCGGGGCCTGCCTGCTGGAGGAGCACAAGAACCACGACACCATCCCCCTGGAGGAGGAGCGAGCCCgcaaggag GTCGAGGTTCGGAAGGTCCAGGCCAGCGTGGAGAACCAGATGTTGATCATCACTTCTGACAGCCAGAAGCACCGCGGGCAGGTGGCCTTTCTCTCG AAAATGATCCAGACAACACGAGATGAGGTGAACGCCTGCTTCTCAGAGATCATCCaggaggtcacacagctgcaaaTGAAGGTCTTGGATTTCgtggagaaagaggaggcagcTGCCCTGGGGAAGCTGGGCAGCTCCATCCGGCAGAGCCACAACCGGCTCCTGAAGCTGGAAAGGGACAGCATCTGGCTCCGCACCCTGCTCACCAACCAGAGCGACCAGCAATTTCTGCAG GAGTTCCCCAGGCTGAAGCACCTCCCAGCCTGCATGGAACCCCTGATGGGCACCAACTGTGAGGAGAAGCAGAGCTTCCTCCAGCTGCCAGAGACCCTGGCGGAGCTCCGGACCCGGCTGCTGGACATGGGTCTCAGCTTCACCAATCAGCTCCTCCTGAAGG GCATTAAGATGAGCTCCTATGAAGTGCTGCCCCCAGCCGTGGACAGGAAAACACTTCTCAAGT gttACTGCAACCTGAACTTCGACCCCGCCACCGCCAGCGAGGAGCTGTTCCTCTTCAAGGAGACGCACTCGGTGCTGAACCTGGGCATCCTCCTGGAGCCCTTAGCCGCCGGCGGTCCCCTCCCGGGCTTCAAGCAGTGGCCTCAGGTGCTGTGCTCGCGCGGCCTGTTCGAGGGCCGCCACTACTGGGAGGCGGAGGTGTCCAACTCGTGGGTGTGCCTGGGCGTCACCTACCGCCGCAGCCCCCAGCTcagcggccgcccgcgccgcaaCATCGTCTACCTGCTGGGCCGCAACCCCTACTCGTGGTGCCTGGAGTGGGACTCGCTCAAGTTCTCGGTGTGGCACAATAACACGCAGACGGTGCTGCACGGCGGCTACCACCGCGCGCTCGGCGTGGCGCTCGACTGCCGCGCCGGCTGCCTGTCCTTCTACGGCGTGGCGGGCGGCGTGAGCCTGCTCTACCGCTTCCTCGCCTCCTTCCTGGAGCCTCTCTACCCCGCGGTCATGGTCAGCAGCGGCGCCGCCGTCACGCTCAAGCAGCGCCCGGAGGCCTAG